AGATAGTAAGGTGGTGCTACCAATAAATATTAGCTGTAGCGGAAAGTGCAAGAGGTATGACGAATAGCTAATGTGACCAAGGAAGGCTAATCGTCTCCCCAATGTTCCGCGATGCAACTCCCATAATGCCAACGTTATAATTGTTGCTGGAAAGAGTATCAACTCGAACGAAAGCGGAGCTAGCATAAGGAGGATGGCACCGCCAACATCTTTGCCAAAAACGCGAAGACTTTCCGTCCAAAAGTACGCTTTATAAATACGGTAAAATAGGTTTTGGTAAACATTGAGCGGAACTAATACCCACAGCAGGCATGAGGCCACGCCAAGACATCGGAGCGCTATTCGTGGAGGATTGCAACGCGCAAGATAGCCAAATATCTGAAAGGATAAGCCCCCAATAAAAAAGGAGAATAAACCGCGTCCGATATGAGGAAGCCCAATGCTCCATAGGTAATAGCCACAGCAGACAAATCCACACAGTAACCACCAACGACTGAGCCGCAGAAAGCACACCAGGAAAAACAGGACATAGCAAAGTATCTCTACGGAGACGGACCAAATCGGGCCGTTGAAAGAATATCCCTGCTCGAAACCCCAGTTCGATGCAAATGTGGTCTGAAGCGCAAAATGAAAAAGGTCGTTGTGTGAATATACAAAAGATGAACCATCACGCCAGAGCATGAATTGCTGACCGGCGGCCACCACAAGAAGTGTCAAAAAATGAAGTGGATATAACCGTGAAATGCGGAGAACGGAGAATTGCTTGGCTGACGTTTCTCGCCGCGCGATCTTTTCGTTGTAGAGCCAAAAGAAAATGAATCCTGACAGGCAAAAAAACAAATCCACAGCGCGCCAGCCGTCTGTATAAAGTGGTTTGAACAAAAAGTAGAGTGGTTGTTGCGTGGCAGCGAACGGTGGAAGTTCTGTTCTGCGCGAGAAGAAGTGTTGCCAGTGGTAGAACACAACGGCTAATGCCGCAATTCCCCGCAAGGCATCCAGCGAATAGAAGTGCCTTGGGAGCGTCCGAGCGTTAGGTTCAGAAGAACGCATGGTGAACGGTTTTGGGGGGGAAATGCGCCTATCGCCGCTGCTTAGGCGCGGCGGCGCTGGATCCTCCAATCTTATTGCATTGGTTATTTTTAGCCATGACACCCCCTGCCGCCGGGACTGCGAAGTTGGTTAGGGTACATTACTATTTGTTCGCTGCTCATTGGCAGCAAATACAAAATCCGGCTCCTGAAACAGGCAAATCTTGTTTTTGAACTGTTTGCACTCTGATTTTGCAAGTTTGGGCGTTTTGGGGTGATTTTACAATGCCGGCACTGGCTATCCAAGGCTGCGATTTAGAGTTAGGTGAATTTAGGTGTCATTCATTAAAAGTTTATTGTCAACAAGCAAAATTCTTCCTGTCGTGCTTACCTTTAATGACACAACCACTATTTGGGCTCTTTGTGAAACGCCTTGGCGACATTCTTGAACCATGGACGAACGATAAACCCGAAGTGCATGCGGTTCAGAAGGTCAATCCAGCGCTTGACCGTATCCACCGCCACCTGAATTTCCTGGGCGAGATTGGAATAGACAAGTTGCTGCGCACTACGTTCAACGAGAAGTTGCATGAGCGTTTCCATCGTGCCGAGATCGGTGATATGAGCGATGTCGCGGAGGTCTTCCCGTGAGAGTTGCTCCTGGCGCCAAGGAACGCCCGCGGCACGTGAAGCGAGTATCGCGCCGAAGAAACGGTTCCGGGAATCCGCCGTGTTCCCAAAGCGTCTCCCAATCGGTGGCGGAGATCTCACGCGGCCCCTGAATCTCACGAGTAGGCTTCGCATACATCGTAAAATAGTCCGGACCAATTTACGATACCCGCGAAAACGGTCCCGGACGGAATCACGGATTCCAGTATGAAATAGGTGGCGTTGAAGAGGCAAAACGGTTATTTTTTATCAGTTATGACAAATATACACCTGAATACTCGCCAACCGTGGTTCGTCGGTTTTGGCGGATTGCTACTCACCTTGGTGTTGACCGCGCACGCTGCGCCGCTGACGCCGGGCGAACCCATCGCGCTGGGAAAAACCCAAGGCACCTTTGATTTTATCCGCATTGACACCGCGAAACACCGGCTCCTGCTGGCGCATACGAAAAATAAAACCTTGGACGTGTTTGACCTAGATGCCCGCAAACTGCTGAAAAGCGTGGCGACGGGTGCCGCGCAGGATTGCGCCGCCGATGACAAGAACGGGCGGTACTACGTGGCCGTGAGCGCGCCGCCGCGCATGGCGATTGTGGACGCCGTGAAGCTGGAGATGATCGGGGAAGTCCCGCTGTCCGCCCCCGCCGACCTGATGACCTTCAACCCGGCCAACGGACTGGCCTATGTGTGCAATGACGAAGCCCCGGAACTATGGGTCATTGACCCGGCTGCCAAAAAGATCACCGCCACCCTCAAACTTTCGGGCAAGGGCATGGAAGACCTGGCGTTCGATCCGGCCAATAAACGCCTGTTCCAAGTGGTGAAAGACAACCATACGCTGGTGGTGATTGATCCCGCCAG
The sequence above is drawn from the Verrucomicrobiota bacterium genome and encodes:
- a CDS encoding acyltransferase, which produces MRSSEPNARTLPRHFYSLDALRGIAALAVVFYHWQHFFSRRTELPPFAATQQPLYFLFKPLYTDGWRAVDLFFCLSGFIFFWLYNEKIARRETSAKQFSVLRISRLYPLHFLTLLVVAAGQQFMLWRDGSSFVYSHNDLFHFALQTTFASNWGFEQGYSFNGPIWSVSVEILCYVLFFLVCFLRLSRWWLLCGFVCCGYYLWSIGLPHIGRGLFSFFIGGLSFQIFGYLARCNPPRIALRCLGVASCLLWVLVPLNVYQNLFYRIYKAYFWTESLRVFGKDVGGAILLMLAPLSFELILFPATIITLALWELHRGTLGRRLAFLGHISYSSYLLHFPLQLIFIGSTTLLSIQSGFFYTPFSLLLFFTVLIPLSLCSYWYFERPCQSLIRGWAFRNPVLERNAPNHAQQRAGSAVTACASPPSPPTQAAPTPPVAEP
- a CDS encoding DUF4143 domain-containing protein: MRSPPPIGRRFGNTADSRNRFFGAILASRAAGVPWRQEQLSREDLRDIAHITDLGTMETLMQLLVERSAQQLVYSNLAQEIQVAVDTVKRWIDLLNRMHFGFIVRPWFKNVAKAFHKEPK